One Massilia sp. 9096 genomic window carries:
- a CDS encoding tetratricopeptide repeat protein — translation MPDSSPSDVNARHTAEFLRVKGLAERGVASAQHSLGFMYVNGQGVPRNDELAVAWYRMAASSGLAQAQYNLGVMYQKGQGVAQDLGQARHWYTLAAQQGYAQAQYNLGWLYAKGQGVPTDVQQAMHWFSLAAEQGDPGAQHNLAMIYEGGKGVAQDIGKAVEWYRKAAEQNYARSQFNLALRYDSGQLSGKPGGQGGERDVQQALQWFRKAAEQGYAPAQFNLGLRYDKGQGLPQDSEKAILWYARAGEQGHASSQFNLGLIYDAGHGVAHNPGLALQWFRKAAEQGHAGAQDNLGLRYEHGQGVEQDYAAAAHWYGQAAKQGFAGAQYHLAQLLDSGHGVAQDPAAALDWYRKAAEQGHLRAQFDLALRYENGQMSGQTGGQTGRAGVKQDLVQARYWYRQAADQDYAPAQYALGQLLDRDDSGTVDPRQAYDWYRRASDQGHALAQFALGLRYDSGHGIGRDYEAAHFWYLCAARQGHARAQFNIGVMYASGQGVVRDLVEAYAWLHRAGAAGLAAANSYIQRVAARMEPALLAQAHRHVGAA, via the coding sequence ATGCCCGACTCCAGCCCCAGCGACGTGAACGCACGCCACACGGCGGAATTCCTGCGCGTGAAGGGACTCGCCGAGCGCGGCGTGGCCAGCGCCCAGCACAGCCTGGGCTTCATGTACGTCAACGGCCAGGGCGTGCCGCGCAATGACGAGCTGGCGGTGGCCTGGTACCGCATGGCGGCCAGCAGCGGCCTGGCGCAGGCGCAGTACAACCTCGGCGTGATGTATCAGAAGGGCCAGGGCGTGGCCCAGGACCTCGGGCAGGCGCGCCACTGGTACACCCTGGCCGCGCAGCAGGGCTACGCCCAGGCCCAGTACAACCTCGGCTGGCTGTACGCGAAAGGCCAGGGCGTGCCCACCGACGTGCAGCAGGCGATGCACTGGTTCAGCCTGGCGGCCGAGCAGGGCGACCCCGGCGCCCAGCACAATCTGGCGATGATCTACGAGGGCGGCAAGGGCGTGGCCCAGGACATCGGTAAGGCGGTCGAGTGGTACCGCAAGGCCGCCGAGCAGAATTACGCGCGTTCGCAGTTCAACCTGGCGCTGCGTTACGATAGCGGCCAACTGAGCGGGAAACCGGGTGGGCAAGGGGGCGAGCGCGACGTGCAGCAGGCGCTGCAGTGGTTCCGCAAGGCCGCCGAGCAGGGTTACGCGCCGGCCCAGTTCAACCTCGGCCTGCGCTACGACAAGGGGCAGGGCCTGCCGCAGGACAGCGAAAAGGCGATCCTGTGGTACGCGCGCGCGGGCGAGCAGGGGCACGCGAGCTCGCAGTTCAACCTGGGCCTGATCTACGATGCCGGCCATGGCGTCGCGCACAATCCCGGCCTGGCGCTGCAGTGGTTCCGCAAGGCGGCTGAGCAGGGCCACGCCGGCGCCCAGGACAACCTCGGGCTGCGTTACGAGCACGGCCAGGGCGTCGAGCAGGATTACGCGGCGGCCGCGCACTGGTACGGCCAAGCCGCCAAGCAGGGGTTCGCGGGCGCGCAATACCACCTGGCCCAGCTGCTGGACAGCGGCCACGGCGTGGCGCAGGATCCGGCGGCCGCGCTCGACTGGTACCGCAAGGCCGCCGAGCAGGGCCACCTGCGCGCCCAGTTCGACCTGGCGCTGCGCTACGAGAACGGGCAGATGAGCGGCCAGACGGGCGGGCAGACAGGTCGGGCCGGCGTCAAGCAGGACCTGGTGCAGGCGCGCTACTGGTACCGCCAGGCCGCCGACCAGGATTACGCGCCGGCCCAGTACGCGCTGGGCCAGCTGCTCGACCGCGACGACAGCGGCACGGTCGACCCGCGCCAGGCCTACGACTGGTATCGGCGCGCCTCCGACCAGGGCCATGCGCTGGCCCAGTTCGCGCTCGGGCTGCGCTACGACAGCGGCCACGGCATCGGGCGCGACTACGAAGCCGCCCATTTCTGGTACCTGTGCGCAGCGCGCCAGGGCCATGCGCGCGCCCAGTTCAACATCGGGGTGATGTACGCCTCGGGCCAGGGTGTGGTGCGCGACCTGGTCGAAGCCTATGCGTGGCTGCACCGCGCCGGCGCGGCCGGGCTGGCGGCGGCCAACAGCTACATCCAGCGCGTCGCCGCGCGCATGGAGCCGGCGCTGCTGGCGCAGGCGCACCGCCATGTGGGAGCGGCATGA
- a CDS encoding putative DNA modification/repair radical SAM protein, with product MELKDKLEILADAAKYDASCASSGAPKRDSVDKDGLGATTGMGICHSYTPDGRCVSLLKILLTNFCVYDCQYCVNRRSSNVPRARFSVDEVVKLTQDFYLRNYIDGLFLSSGIIQSSDYTMEQLVEVARRLREEHQFRGYIHLKTIPDADPRLIELAGKYADRLSVNIELPTQDSVTRLAPEKNVHTIKLAMGSIRTKLDEKDDHPKAPVFAPAGQSTQMIVGADASDDHTILSTSQTLYGSYKLKRVYYSAFSPIPQSPSSVPSAPPPLLREHRLYQADFLMRGYGFTAGEIMPEAGNLALDIDPKLAWALANRAHFPLDLNRADEAMIARVPGIGLRSAKRLIDLRRLRRIRWEDLSRLRCSLKKLAPFVVTADYKPAQGMASSEHLRRNMADAPQQMNLWPELQAA from the coding sequence ATGGAACTCAAAGACAAGCTCGAGATCCTGGCCGATGCCGCCAAGTACGACGCCTCCTGTGCCAGCAGCGGTGCGCCCAAGCGCGACTCGGTCGACAAGGACGGCCTGGGCGCGACCACCGGCATGGGCATCTGCCACAGCTACACGCCGGACGGCCGCTGCGTCTCGCTGCTCAAGATCCTGCTCACCAATTTCTGCGTGTACGACTGCCAGTACTGCGTCAACCGGCGTAGCTCGAACGTGCCGCGCGCGCGTTTTTCGGTCGACGAGGTGGTCAAGCTGACCCAGGATTTTTACCTGCGCAACTACATCGACGGCCTGTTCCTGAGCTCGGGCATCATCCAGTCGAGCGACTACACGATGGAGCAGCTGGTCGAGGTCGCGCGCCGCCTGCGCGAGGAGCACCAGTTCCGCGGCTACATCCACCTCAAGACGATTCCCGACGCCGATCCGCGCCTGATCGAGCTGGCCGGCAAATACGCCGACCGCCTGTCCGTGAACATCGAGCTGCCGACCCAGGACAGCGTGACGCGCCTGGCGCCGGAAAAGAACGTGCACACGATCAAGCTGGCGATGGGTTCGATCCGCACCAAGCTCGACGAAAAGGACGATCACCCGAAGGCGCCGGTGTTTGCGCCGGCCGGCCAGAGCACGCAGATGATCGTTGGCGCCGACGCCAGCGACGACCACACCATCCTGAGTACGTCCCAGACGCTGTACGGCAGCTACAAGCTCAAGCGCGTGTATTACTCGGCGTTCAGCCCGATCCCGCAGAGTCCGTCGAGCGTGCCCTCGGCGCCGCCGCCGCTGCTGCGCGAGCACCGCCTGTACCAGGCCGACTTCCTGATGCGCGGCTACGGCTTCACCGCCGGCGAAATCATGCCGGAAGCGGGCAACCTGGCGCTCGACATCGACCCCAAGCTGGCCTGGGCGCTGGCCAACCGCGCGCACTTCCCGCTCGACCTGAACCGCGCGGACGAAGCCATGATCGCGCGCGTGCCGGGCATCGGCCTGCGCTCGGCCAAGCGCCTGATCGACCTGCGCCGGCTGCGCCGCATCCGCTGGGAAGATCTGTCGCGCCTGCGCTGCAGCCTGAAAAAGCTGGCGCCCTTCGTCGTCACCGCCGACTACAAGCCGGCGCAAGGCATGGCCTCGTCCGAACACCTGCGCCGCAACATGGCCGACGCGCCGCAGCAGATGAACCTGTGGCCGGAACTGCAGGCGGCATGA
- a CDS encoding UdgX family uracil-DNA binding protein (This protein belongs to the uracil DNA glycosylase superfamily, members of which act in excision repair of DNA. However, it belongs more specifically to UdgX branch, whose founding member was found to bind uracil in DNA (where it does not belong), without cleaving it, appears to promote DNA repair by a pathway involving RecA, rather than base excision.) has product MSGGSAAQRVLQGQALPVENFAQWRDAARDLLMHGVAPEQVTWGAPQRDDLLAGDLFSSAPPPAAPSHNVPTPPASAQDAPTRPAPHIPRSFMEMLQSAACCRVPDRWAFLYRVIWRWTQGEHDVQSPADEDGARLNGMVKAVRREEHDMHAYIRFRERPIEAGAPRFVAWYEPRHDVLPQVAEHFARRMGKVSWMIATPEASVLWDGQTLHETGPLAHNAQELEDDGEALWLTYYRSIFNPARLNAGIMHQHITSDRWKHLPEAKIVPHMIGEASRGARKVGQYEAVGQRKGTTIPIAPEDAQPERHQHPSKLDECRRCELYQFATQAVPGEGPKHAQIMLVGEQPGDQEDLAGHPFVGPAGQLLDQVCEAAGLDRSTVYVTNAVKHFKWEPRGKRRLHKTPGQREIEACHYWYEKELASVKPTVIVALGATALKSVLGTATVTLRDSLGKPMRHDGRWVVTTYHPSYVLRVPGEDAKHEAFSIMVQGLKLARELLDRPPEESSEPGLL; this is encoded by the coding sequence ATGAGCGGCGGGTCGGCAGCGCAACGGGTACTTCAGGGCCAGGCGCTGCCGGTCGAGAACTTCGCGCAGTGGCGCGACGCCGCGCGCGACCTGCTGATGCACGGCGTCGCGCCCGAGCAGGTCACCTGGGGGGCGCCGCAGCGCGATGACCTGCTGGCCGGCGACCTGTTCTCGAGTGCGCCGCCGCCTGCCGCGCCCTCGCATAATGTGCCCACACCGCCGGCCTCGGCGCAAGACGCGCCGACCAGGCCCGCGCCGCACATCCCGCGTTCGTTCATGGAGATGCTGCAATCGGCCGCCTGCTGCCGCGTGCCCGACCGCTGGGCCTTCCTGTACCGCGTGATCTGGCGCTGGACCCAGGGCGAGCACGACGTGCAATCGCCGGCCGACGAAGACGGCGCGCGCCTGAACGGCATGGTCAAGGCGGTGCGTCGCGAGGAGCACGACATGCATGCCTACATCCGATTCCGCGAACGTCCCATCGAGGCCGGCGCGCCGCGCTTCGTCGCCTGGTACGAGCCGCGCCACGACGTGCTGCCGCAGGTCGCCGAACATTTCGCCAGGCGCATGGGCAAGGTCAGCTGGATGATCGCCACGCCCGAGGCCAGCGTGCTGTGGGACGGCCAGACGCTGCACGAGACCGGGCCGCTGGCGCACAATGCCCAGGAGCTGGAAGACGACGGCGAGGCGCTGTGGCTGACCTATTACCGCAGCATCTTCAACCCGGCGCGCCTGAACGCCGGCATCATGCACCAGCACATCACGTCCGATCGCTGGAAGCACCTGCCGGAAGCGAAGATCGTCCCGCACATGATCGGCGAAGCCTCGCGCGGCGCGCGCAAGGTCGGCCAGTACGAGGCGGTCGGCCAGCGCAAGGGCACGACGATCCCGATCGCGCCCGAGGACGCCCAGCCGGAGCGCCACCAGCACCCCTCCAAGCTGGACGAATGCCGGCGCTGCGAGCTGTACCAGTTCGCCACCCAGGCCGTGCCCGGCGAAGGCCCGAAGCACGCGCAGATCATGCTGGTCGGCGAGCAGCCGGGCGACCAGGAAGACCTGGCCGGCCACCCCTTCGTCGGACCGGCCGGTCAACTCCTCGACCAGGTCTGCGAGGCGGCGGGGCTGGATCGCAGCACGGTCTACGTGACCAACGCCGTCAAGCATTTCAAGTGGGAGCCGCGCGGCAAGCGCCGCCTGCACAAGACGCCGGGGCAGCGCGAGATCGAGGCCTGCCACTATTGGTACGAGAAGGAGCTGGCCAGCGTCAAGCCGACCGTCATCGTGGCGCTGGGCGCGACCGCGCTCAAGTCTGTACTGGGCACGGCCACCGTCACCCTCAGGGACTCGCTCGGCAAGCCGATGCGCCACGATGGCCGGTGGGTCGTCACCACTTACCACCCCTCGTACGTGCTGCGCGTGCCGGGCGAAGACGCCAAGCACGAAGCTTTCTCGATCATGGTGCAGGGCTTGAAGCTGGCGCGCGAGCTGCTCGACCGTCCACCCGAAGAATCGTCCGAGCCGGGCCTGCTCTAA
- the epsC gene encoding serine O-acetyltransferase EpsC — protein sequence MADFDIPSIVQSLHDARQQWRHAHRPAGEARGFEFPSREAVAAVIEQLKGVLFPLRLGPPGLRPESENFHVAHALDSALHSLLCQVQIELGYSASLRQLSGTDIGGQALAATRAFAAALPDIRVLLDSDVLAAFQGDPAARSVDEVLLCYPGILAMIHHRLAHCLYGLGLPLLARITAELAHAQTGIDIHPGARIGAGFFIDHGTGVVIGETAVIGQRVRLYQAVTLGAKRFPTHADGTLQKGLPRHPILEDDVVIYAGATLLGRITVGKGAVIGGNVWLTHDVPAGARVAQAASREDAASVQNDAA from the coding sequence ATGGCAGACTTCGACATCCCCTCCATCGTGCAATCCCTGCACGACGCGCGCCAGCAATGGCGTCATGCGCACCGGCCCGCCGGCGAAGCGCGCGGCTTCGAGTTCCCCTCGCGCGAGGCGGTGGCCGCCGTCATCGAGCAGCTCAAGGGCGTGCTGTTCCCGCTGCGCCTGGGTCCGCCCGGCCTGCGTCCGGAAAGCGAAAACTTCCATGTCGCCCATGCGCTCGATTCGGCGCTGCATTCGCTGCTGTGCCAGGTGCAGATCGAGCTCGGCTACAGCGCGTCGCTGCGCCAGCTGAGCGGCACCGACATCGGCGGCCAGGCCCTGGCCGCCACGCGCGCCTTTGCCGCCGCCCTGCCCGACATCCGCGTGCTGCTCGACAGCGACGTGCTGGCCGCCTTCCAGGGCGACCCGGCCGCGCGCAGCGTCGACGAAGTGCTGCTGTGCTATCCGGGCATCCTGGCCATGATCCACCACCGGCTGGCGCACTGCCTGTACGGCCTCGGGCTGCCGCTGCTGGCGCGCATTACGGCCGAACTGGCGCACGCGCAAACCGGCATCGACATCCACCCGGGCGCCCGGATCGGCGCCGGCTTCTTCATCGACCACGGCACCGGCGTGGTGATTGGTGAAACCGCCGTGATCGGCCAGCGCGTGCGCCTGTACCAGGCCGTCACGCTGGGCGCCAAGCGCTTCCCGACGCATGCCGACGGCACGCTGCAGAAAGGCTTGCCGCGCCACCCGATCCTCGAGGACGACGTCGTCATCTACGCCGGCGCCACCCTGCTCGGACGGATCACGGTCGGCAAGGGCGCGGTCATCGGCGGCAACGTCTGGCTGACGCACGACGTCCCTGCGGGCGCGCGCGTGGCCCAGGCGGCGTCGCGCGAGGATGCGGCCAGCGTGCAGAACGACGCGGCCTGA
- a CDS encoding ATP-binding protein: protein MQQDPYRPTQSVDPIDQSDTALMFMSGGGEMGALMRAHDWSTSPLGHPRAWPQALRTVVELMLNSKFPMFVAWGPALGFLYNDSYRDVLGDKHPHALGARFCDVWAEIWHDLSPLAERALRGEATYADRLHLLMNRHGYDESTWFTFSYSPVRDETGAIAGVYCACVEVTEQVLAERYRNEELERFRALFEQAPGIMAVLRGPDHVFELTNQSYLQLIGGRQLVGKRARDALPEVTGQGFFELLDRVYQSGEPFVGHALPLRLQRESGGPLEERFIDFVYQPIRDAGGAVSGIFVEGSDVTARKQIEDELRAANRQKDQFLAMLAHELRNPLAPIMTAAQLLRLGRQDAKSVANASEIIVRQASHMTDLVNDLLDVSRVTRGLVALEKEELDLNVIVSAAVEQVRPLVDARRHALTLQLSGQPAHVIGDRTRLIQVISNILNNAAKYTAPGGSILLAVTVDETRVFITVRDNGVGIAPEVLPYIFDLFTQAERTPDRSQGGLGIGLALVKSLIALHSGSVHAGSAGLGQGSEFSLCLPRVAAPAPDNSPGGRRAAAQDAGHLRVMVVDDNVDAAQMLAALLEVQGHALSVEYDGQGALERARRERPDVLLLDIGLPDMDGYELARRLRAQPENAHATLVALTGYGQRQDREEAQQAGFDHYLVKPADLGEVSEVLARAKAAR from the coding sequence ATGCAACAAGACCCGTACCGGCCCACGCAGTCCGTCGATCCGATCGACCAGTCCGACACCGCGCTGATGTTCATGAGCGGCGGCGGCGAGATGGGCGCCCTGATGCGTGCGCACGACTGGTCGACCTCGCCGCTGGGCCATCCGCGCGCCTGGCCGCAGGCGCTGCGTACCGTGGTCGAGCTGATGCTCAACTCGAAATTCCCGATGTTCGTGGCCTGGGGCCCGGCGCTCGGCTTCCTGTACAACGATTCCTACCGCGACGTCCTCGGCGACAAGCATCCGCATGCCCTGGGCGCGCGCTTTTGCGACGTCTGGGCCGAGATCTGGCATGACCTCAGCCCGCTGGCCGAGCGCGCGCTGCGCGGCGAAGCCACCTACGCCGACCGCCTGCACCTCCTGATGAACCGCCACGGCTACGACGAGTCGACCTGGTTCACGTTCTCGTATTCGCCGGTGCGCGACGAAACCGGCGCCATCGCCGGTGTCTACTGCGCCTGCGTCGAGGTCACCGAACAGGTGCTGGCCGAGCGCTACCGCAACGAGGAGCTCGAGCGCTTCCGCGCCCTGTTCGAGCAGGCGCCGGGCATCATGGCGGTGCTGCGCGGGCCCGACCACGTGTTCGAGCTGACCAACCAGTCCTACCTGCAGCTGATCGGCGGCCGCCAGCTGGTCGGCAAGCGTGCGCGCGACGCGCTGCCGGAGGTGACCGGCCAGGGCTTTTTCGAACTGCTCGACCGCGTCTACCAAAGCGGCGAGCCGTTCGTCGGCCATGCGCTGCCGCTGCGCCTGCAGCGCGAGTCCGGCGGCCCGCTCGAGGAACGCTTCATCGACTTCGTCTACCAGCCGATCCGCGACGCGGGCGGCGCCGTCTCCGGCATCTTCGTCGAGGGCAGCGACGTCACCGCGCGCAAGCAGATCGAGGACGAGCTGCGCGCCGCCAACCGCCAGAAGGACCAGTTCCTGGCGATGCTGGCGCACGAGCTGCGCAACCCGCTGGCGCCGATCATGACCGCAGCCCAGCTCCTGCGCCTGGGCCGCCAGGATGCCAAGAGCGTGGCCAACGCCAGCGAGATCATCGTGCGCCAGGCGTCGCACATGACCGACCTGGTCAACGACCTGCTGGATGTCTCGCGCGTCACGCGCGGGCTGGTGGCGCTGGAAAAGGAAGAACTCGACCTGAACGTGATCGTCTCCGCCGCGGTCGAGCAGGTGCGCCCGCTGGTCGACGCGCGCCGTCATGCGCTGACGCTGCAGCTGTCCGGCCAGCCGGCCCACGTGATCGGCGACCGTACGCGCCTGATCCAGGTGATCTCGAACATCCTCAACAACGCCGCCAAGTACACCGCGCCGGGCGGCAGCATCCTGCTGGCAGTCACGGTCGACGAAACGCGCGTGTTCATCACCGTGCGCGACAACGGGGTCGGCATCGCGCCAGAGGTGCTCCCCTACATCTTCGACCTGTTCACCCAGGCCGAGCGCACCCCGGACCGCTCCCAGGGCGGGCTGGGGATCGGCCTGGCGCTGGTGAAAAGCCTGATCGCCCTGCACAGCGGCAGCGTGCACGCCGGGAGCGCCGGGCTGGGGCAGGGCAGCGAGTTTTCGCTGTGCCTGCCGCGCGTGGCGGCGCCCGCGCCTGATAACAGCCCCGGCGGACGGCGCGCCGCCGCCCAGGATGCCGGCCACCTGCGCGTGATGGTCGTGGACGACAACGTCGACGCCGCCCAGATGCTGGCCGCGCTGCTCGAGGTGCAGGGCCATGCGCTCAGCGTCGAGTACGACGGCCAGGGTGCGCTCGAGCGGGCGCGGCGCGAGCGGCCGGACGTGCTGCTGCTAGACATCGGCTTGCCCGACATGGACGGCTACGAGCTGGCGCGGCGCCTGCGCGCCCAGCCGGAAAACGCGCACGCGACGCTGGTCGCGTTGACCGGCTACGGCCAGCGCCAGGACCGCGAGGAAGCGCAGCAGGCCGGTTTCGACCACTACCTGGTCAAGCCCGCCGACCTGGGTGAGGTGAGCGAGGTGCTGGCGCGCGCCAAGGCGGCGCGCTGA
- a CDS encoding alpha/beta fold hydrolase, which translates to MSIQIRNNVHIAGAGAGPATVIFTHGFGCDQTMWHSLAQVFASRYRIITYDLVGSGESDRLAYDRSKYASLHGYAQDLIEIADVYADGPVVLVGHSVGAMIGLLATIDAPGRFAAQVMVGPSPSFINDGDYTGGFTRDELDELLSLMDSNFVDWANYLAPAIMGAPDRPELGRELARSFRNNDPAIARQFARATFYADHRADLPKSTVPALILQSSDDLIAPRAVGDYMLRHLPNATLEIVDNVGHCPHVSAPSTIGQAIGGFTNRMLA; encoded by the coding sequence ATGTCCATTCAAATCCGCAACAACGTCCACATTGCCGGCGCCGGCGCCGGTCCCGCCACCGTGATCTTCACGCATGGCTTCGGTTGCGACCAGACCATGTGGCATTCGCTTGCACAGGTTTTCGCATCACGTTACCGGATCATCACCTACGACCTGGTCGGCAGCGGCGAATCCGACCGCCTCGCCTACGACCGCAGCAAATACGCCAGCCTGCACGGCTATGCCCAGGACCTGATCGAGATCGCCGACGTCTACGCGGACGGCCCGGTGGTGCTGGTCGGGCATTCGGTCGGCGCCATGATCGGCCTGCTGGCGACGATCGACGCGCCCGGCAGATTCGCGGCCCAGGTCATGGTCGGCCCCTCGCCGTCCTTCATCAACGACGGCGACTACACCGGCGGCTTCACGCGCGACGAGCTCGACGAGCTGCTGTCGCTGATGGACTCGAACTTCGTCGACTGGGCCAATTACCTGGCGCCGGCCATCATGGGCGCGCCCGACCGCCCCGAGCTGGGCCGCGAACTGGCGCGCAGCTTCCGCAACAACGACCCGGCCATCGCGCGCCAGTTCGCTCGCGCGACCTTCTATGCCGACCACCGCGCCGACCTGCCCAAGTCGACCGTGCCGGCACTGATCCTGCAATCGAGCGACGACTTGATCGCACCGCGCGCAGTCGGCGATTACATGCTGCGCCACCTGCCCAACGCCACCCTGGAAATCGTCGACAACGTCGGCCACTGCCCGCACGTCAGCGCCCCCAGCACCATCGGCCAGGCGATCGGCGGCTTCACCAACCGGATGCTGGCCTAG
- a CDS encoding TraB/GumN family protein, producing the protein MDRHTVCALTLSFLALPALAQSAAPASAPAAPAVAPPGQAAPDAAVTAPAAAAEEAPPVTVVVEGRRPGPGVWKVTKGDHVLYVFGTYSPLPQKMEWDSSRIERLVAHSQEVLMPPSANAHVGFFRGLTLLPNLIGIKKNPDGATLHDVLPADVYARWSTLKAKYIGEDGGIERERPMFASEALMRAGWKKNGLVGGGIVLGKIEEIAKKNKVKLSRSGYEMDLEDPRKLIKDFKAAQVDDVACFTKTLDSLDADIDTMRARANAWANGNIAEIRKVNYREREDACDNAILNSAVIKNNADFRQTPERLREAWLKTAEKSLADNASTFAILQIRDIIDPKGYLADLQAKGYTVESPK; encoded by the coding sequence ATGGACCGACACACCGTATGCGCGTTGACCCTGAGTTTCCTGGCATTGCCGGCGCTGGCGCAGAGCGCGGCGCCGGCGAGCGCGCCCGCTGCGCCTGCCGTGGCGCCGCCTGGACAGGCTGCGCCTGACGCCGCCGTGACTGCCCCGGCGGCCGCCGCCGAGGAGGCGCCGCCCGTCACGGTCGTGGTCGAAGGCCGCCGGCCCGGCCCCGGTGTGTGGAAAGTCACGAAGGGCGATCACGTGCTGTATGTGTTCGGCACGTATTCGCCGCTGCCGCAAAAGATGGAGTGGGATTCGTCGCGCATCGAACGCCTGGTCGCGCATTCGCAGGAAGTGCTGATGCCGCCGTCCGCCAACGCTCACGTCGGCTTCTTTCGCGGCCTGACCCTGTTGCCGAACCTCATCGGCATCAAGAAGAATCCGGATGGCGCCACGCTGCACGACGTGCTGCCGGCTGACGTGTACGCTCGCTGGAGTACGCTCAAAGCCAAGTACATCGGCGAGGACGGCGGCATCGAACGCGAGCGGCCCATGTTCGCGAGCGAGGCGTTGATGCGTGCAGGCTGGAAGAAAAACGGCCTGGTCGGTGGCGGCATCGTGCTTGGCAAGATCGAGGAGATCGCCAAGAAGAACAAGGTCAAGTTGAGCCGGAGCGGCTATGAAATGGACCTCGAGGATCCGCGCAAGCTGATCAAGGATTTCAAGGCAGCGCAGGTCGACGACGTTGCCTGCTTCACCAAGACGCTCGACAGTCTGGATGCCGACATCGACACGATGCGCGCGCGCGCCAACGCCTGGGCCAACGGCAACATTGCCGAGATCCGTAAGGTCAACTACCGCGAACGCGAGGATGCGTGCGACAACGCCATCCTGAACAGTGCCGTCATCAAGAACAACGCCGACTTCCGGCAGACGCCCGAGCGCCTGCGCGAAGCCTGGCTCAAGACGGCCGAGAAATCGCTGGCCGACAATGCGTCGACCTTCGCGATCCTGCAGATACGCGACATCATCGACCCCAAAGGCTACCTGGCCGACCTGCAGGCCAAGGGCTATACGGTCGAGAGCCCGAAGTAA